GCTACTCCTGGCCCAGCGCAGAGACTTCACCACTGTCAAATTAGCCCTGCATAGTAAATATCAGAGCGagggagctgcagagagagagagagagagactcctcGAGTTGGTTGTCAGTGGGAAGGAGGCGCAGAATGTGGAGGAGCAAAGCTTTTGTTGGTTCATTAAAGCTGAGTTCCATCCCGGGCTCACGTTCACCCCACATGTCCTGTTATTAAGTGATGCTCACCGGCACCTGGAGGCAAATTCACTGCTAGGTTCCATTTGCTGgagcttatttttattttattttttatttaaaaagatacGGTGAAATGTGCAAACATTCTGTCAGCTCCTCAACCTCTGGAAGTAACACGGGCCGCGGCGCCGACGCATTCTTTCCAACGAGGCGACCGTCGGCGGCCGTGCGTCTCCGTCTTTAACGGACAAACCTGTGCGCGCGCTCCGGTGTTTGGAAGGCTGCTTCGCCCAGACGCTCGTCCCTTCGCGGGGCGGACGCAGGATCTTTGCGTTCACATCTGGTTGCCAGCAGTGTGAAGTGGGTGTACGTCTCGGCGCCGGCATGCATAAACGAACCATCGGGGGGGTTTCTGTCGAAAGCAGCCGTGCCAGAATCGGCCCCCGTGGCTCCTGATTAGAATTGCAAATACCGATGAGCATAATTAGTGAACATTCTTGGATGTTGTATGTGGAGAAACCTTTGGCCCTTCTCAAAGCTAACCTCCGTCCCTGGATTATCTCTGTCCTATAGGTGCGCCGTGCTACACCAAACCTCCGTCACTGCTGGGCCCGTACCCCCGCAACCCGCCCTTCGACTACCCCTGGGGCTTCAACCCCTACCTCCCAGGGGCCTTCTCCCTCAACAACTGCCCCAAACTGCCCCCTGGCTCTCTCTACCCCTCCCAGTTTTACCCCAACCCTCTGCAGGGCGGCCTTTCCCAGCTGCCTcaccccttctcctccctgctccccaCAGGGGAGGCGGGCGGGGGCGAGAGGGGAGCAGCGGGGCAAACCGGGGGGACGAACGGCACGGCGGGGGGTCAGCCCGTCCGGCTCGTCCTGCCGCCGTACCCCGGCGGCCTGCCGATGGGTCGGACGGACGTTGGCGGCGGGGCGACCCCGGGGGAGAGGGAGCGGGCGGAGGCCCATCCCGCGGGGACCGGGCCGGGCTTGGGCCCGGGCGCCATCGGGACGGGCCGGCAGACCCCCACGGAGAGGAGAGCAGGGCTGAAGCAGGACCCGGAGTCGGACTCGGACCTGGAGATCACGGACCTGAGCGACTGCAGCTCGGACAACGACAACGAGCCGGAGTTCGTCATCGGGAAGATCCGAGCGCCGGGGGCGCCGGACGGAAGGAAAGGCGGCGCGCCGGCCCCCGCGTCCTCTCTGCCCCCGACGGCGTCCCCGCGTCCCCTGAAGGGCCTGATGCCCCtcagccccccgcccccgtccCGGCCTCCATCGCGCTCCCTGTCCGCGGCCCTGCATGACAGACACCGGGAGACAGAGACCCTGAAGCTGATACACAGCTAgtacctcctctcctcctcctcctcctcctcctcctctctcctcttctgtcttttcTCCCTCGGAGAGTCTTTTTTTTGGCGTGAACTCCCTCCGTCCTGGATGCGGCGGCTGTTCTTAACTTGCGAAATGACTGTTTCCTCGTTAACTCGCAGGCCGTCGCGCCGGCGACTCGCCCGTCTCAGGAGGCACGCGGCGGCCCTCTCTGTCTTCTCCTCTCACACCAGACGGTCGCTCGGGCGGGTTGGCGGGCGGCGTGCGGCCGCAATTCGCCGCGCCGCGATGGAGAGCGGCGGGGTGGTAAACTGCAGCGCGGCCACGACAAACACCTACAAGCAGCATCCCCGTACGAACACAACGCAACAAACAAATGACGCTCACATCGATCCAATTTTACAGATCTGTCCTGTAAGTCTCCAGAGTTGGACTCTACATGTGTGATCGCTGCTTCTTCTGAGACGCAGTCGCACGGCGCCACCTAGTGGTCCTTTCGGCCAACGGCTCCGTCAGCGGAATCATCTGCCCTCCGTAAACCGTGCGAGTGAAGCGTTGCCCTCGAGTTCATTTTGCACTTACTTTTATATGATATATTATTTGTCGCGGGTTAATTTAGATGTTAAAATCCACATTTCTAATAGTGTCAACTGTGATAGTctgtgaatatttattttgtcctgTGGTTCAAGTATTTCCTGCACATTTtctaaaaggaaagaaaaagagagaaagagctgAACCAACCTAGAAATTTGTATGACTATTTCagtgtatatattttattattgtgtacattacatttaattattattcACTATGATAAGATTTAGCTGTATTGTTGTGATTTAATTCAGTATTTAAACATGTTGGAAAAATTATAAGCTTAGGTGGATCAAAgtttaaatgattaaatctgAAGATGTTTTTCTATGATGAGGACGGAGTTCACACTGGGAATTCTCTCTGGTTATCTTGACCCCACTTAATCGAGCCCTTTCGTTGCCAGATGCCCAACGTACAAACCCTCTGGGTTTAAAAACATGCCCGTAGACTTATTTTTATAGTTAGCATTCACTCAGTGTAACTGTACTGTAATTAGTCAAATGTGAATAATATtggtatttgtgttttctttcttttcacttttcatcttctcccaaaaattcagtttttgattattttttcaatCACTTCTTTTTGTCCAGCAGGCGGGCAATTGGTTTAGCTTGGGAACATTAGAAGATTATAAAGTACACGCGTGACCCCATTGTACAGCGCCATCGCCGCCGCAGCCTTCGGTTTGTCCAGCAGTGTGCGATTAGTCGTGAAGGCTCTATTGTAAAGTTAACGTAAAGCTCTATGTTTGTTGAGTTGCTACAGGAAAGGCCTccagtcgccccccccctccgacctcCAGCTGTAAATACTCTTTcctttgtgcgtgtgcgtgtgcgtgtgtgtgtgtgtgtgtgtgtgtgtgcacatcctACAACGACAATAGAGTGGTTTTATCCGTCATCTCTTTGTTTTACTGTAAAGAGGAAAAATGGAAAgtgcaaaaaagaagaaaaagatctTTAAAAGCAATAAACATTATTCTGGATAGTGGACTGTTGTTGACTGAGTTTGTTCGGTGGGTTTATTCAGgcaattgatttattttgtgatgATGGAAAAAATTTGAACAATTCACTGTATATTATTATTGACAAAGCAGTTTATTTGAATGAAACTATATATTCTATTTGATCAGTTTATATCCCCTATAGTTAGtgaaatataatacaaataattccAATATATGCagattaaaatgtgttgtttatcAGAATTGTTCTATGATAATAGTTGAATGACATAAACAAAGTTAATAAAGAAAACTCCCTGCGCAGAAACAATGTAGGCAGACAAGACAAAGCAGCGTTGTCGATATGCTAAGAATTAATTAATTTGGAGGGGTTTGATTTTATCACAGCAAGTGGATTTCTGTTGAAACAATCAGAAAACAAGTgataaaaataatgtattgtacAACAACGTGGGGTTTTTACGTTGATATACCTACTTCAATGTTAAGTTAATCTTTTGAGGATTTGACTTTTAATCCATTTACATAAAGTCTATTTACACATTAATAATTAGAGTAATCCCAATAATGCGTTGTGAGTCTTACACAACAATGGTTCCTTAATTTTAACATGTTGGTTGTGTGTTGTGAGCTAGTGtttcattacttttattattgGTGCCTGACACACTAATTAACACTAGAAACAGCAGTTCATTCAACCACCAACAGCATCTTTATGTGCTGTCATTTGCAAATAACAAAACCTGTCCTCActaattaatcaattattttattgaattaatTGCTGGTCTGAATGAACACGCGAGTGATGCTGAGTGAGAAACACATCCCTCCAAAGGTCTTCAAAACGCATTTAAAGCAGATTTGCATAATTGGGGAATATTTGTAAAACATCACAGCCAATATCAACCTCGTGTCCTCAACTATGAGAGACAACGTCATGTTGTCGTGAGGCGACCACTCAAAGTGGGGGAATAACTCAAGTTCACGACCATGATACAAACAATGAGCGGACCGGGTTTCAATGGGCCTCAATGACGTCATGCGACGATCCGGATTTATTTCTTGTCGGGTCAACAAGGTTAAGACACCGTTGTACGTCATATGAGTTCAAGACACCGGGCCAAAGTGTCCCGGTCCCGGAGCTGCGCGCGAGGAGGAGCCCGCGTCGTCCCCGCGttcctccagcagggggcgcgaGGCGGCCGCAGCAGCAGGGACCACCTGGCAGGTTCGGCAAACAGCGGCCTCGATTTCACAACAGAATCTCCTTTGTGGCCCGTGGCGGGTCCGTGGCTTCGCATTGCGTTGGgtgcattttgttcattttattgatttatttattcatggtaGTTCATCTTACGTTTCTTACGTTTCTTTGTGACGAGTAACAATAAGAGGGTGACGTGACTCTCTGTTTACGCAGCTTGCCTCTTATATATAAACCATATCAAATAATCTCCAAATAATCAATGTCACGTGCAAATAACCTTGACAACACTCACACGAAAGCCAAATATGTCATGAAGACTTTTATGTGGCTTTTACCAAACAGGCCTACAGGGGGAGACCCTGCGTGGGGAAGAGTTAGCGTGTAACACCGTGCGGAAACGAGCCCCTCCGGACggtttactttttaaaaacttttgacAGTCGAGCCGTAAAAGTGGAAGAGGCGCGAGAAAACCGCTCACGTCGCGTCGGACGCGCGTTTTTCTGCGCGTAACCCGGCGCATTAATTCCACGTATTTCATCGCGCCGCCtgcgctttttttttcttttctttttttttccgcgcGCACTTCCGCAtacaatgtttctttttttccgccTGTGACACTCGAGTGACTTCGAGCAGGAAACCTTCCGACGGCCGAAGCTTCTCTCCGGATTCACCGGTAAGACTTCTCACTCCGACTCCTCCGGGGAACCGCGGGGAACCTTTGGGCGCTTCCGAGGGGTTCGTGGACGTTTGTTTTTACCGAGACAATCAGCGTAAtcctcgacccccccccgacccccctttTAACCCCCCCGtccaccccgaccccccccgcaGCGCGCGCGCGACACATGTCGCGCTGTGGATTAACACGAGCCTTCCTTCAACAATGTGCTTAATGGATGCAACAAAGCCACCGGCTGTtgtcttactgtgtgtgtgtgtgtgatcattttAATCCTCATTTTCATATTCCTGCTTTATAGCACGTGACCTTGGGACAGGTTCTGTGGAGACACAGTTAAAGGACATCACCCTGCttgttgtttgtattgtgttCATTGGTCCACACGTATTCTCAAGTAATGTTGTTGGCCTCAGGTGATTACAAACGGCTTATTATTGCACTCCAGTGCCAGGTGaagtattttgtttatttgtcaacagcccccccccccccccccccccccctcacacgtCCAGACGGCGTTCAGTGCTTAGTGTCCACGATTGTTCGCCTCGTTGGACAGAGGGCGTCTGCCGGGCTGCAGGGCGAGCGTCTCCTGAGCTGGCAGGAAGTGTAATTACTGACATCCAGGTCTCCTCATCTCGCCGCGGCTCCTCCAGCCGGGCAGGAGGCCGCGGCGCTTTCTTTGTCCCCGCCGGGCCCAGTCGGTCTTCTCCTCTCGGGACGTTTGGTTCTGTGAGCAGGGGCTCCGTGACCGACTCGTAACTCCAATTAAACCGTAATAACGAGGTGTTTTTTCTTggggcgggtggtggtggtttcAAAGCGTGCTTGCAGCCGGTGGTTTCCGAGGCTGTGACGCGTTTCTCAGCCAGACGCCGAACCCCGGAGGCCCGCCGTGGAGCAGGGCGCTGCCACTTCCTGTTACGCTCCGCTAGACGAGAGGAGCCCTGCACTTgtcatctcgctctctctctcgctcgccgCGTTTTTACGAGTGCAGGCTTGTCTGGGGCCTGAAGGGTGCCGTCGCTCCCGGTTTAAAGGAATgttgtgcccccctccccctcccccccctcacccctttaTCCTACAGGCCCAGTGGTAAACTCACCCACTTGTACAGTCTCTCCTCCGGTAGAAATACCCAGTACCTGAAATGACAGGTATGCACCCACAGTGGAACAGCCGGGGGGGAGAGGGCGGGGGTCATGAGGGGGGGTCTGGAGGTGTGTGACAGGCAGGCTAATAATTTACTGTAGTCGGGCCCGGACTTCAAAGGCAACACAGGTATTCTTCTCTGGTTCGGTCGGATCGACGCgcaggcctctgtgtgtgtgtgtgtgtgtgtgtgtgtgtgtgtgtgtgtgtgtgtgtgtgtgtgtgtgtgtgtgtgtgttggtcagtTTGCATCAGTGTGGTGACGTACCACAGTTTTGTCTGGTCTAAAATAGCAGGACAAAGTGGGCTCACCGCACGGGGGCCACTGTGGCGTATCGGTGGTCTCGGGCTGCTTCAGGCGGCCGCGAGCTGCGAGACGATGAAAGTCACATGAGCATCCAGCTGCCAATCACTCTCATCTGCCCGCCCCCACTCCACTgagacgagcccccccccccccgctcacagCGTACAggtggtggctgtgtgtgtgtgtgtgcagcggtgaccccccccctcgtccccccccggACTCCGTCAGGGGCCAAAATAAATGCAGCCAATCTCAGCTGTCAAACCTAATGATAAGTGgatatttggggggggggggggtgtaacacGGGCTAGAGCAGCTCCCTCCACCCAAACTGGAAAGAGTTCCATCCGTCCAAGTGTGAGTCAGAGGGCCGGCCGGCTGGAGGggaagggaggcgggggagtgaggggggggaggaaatggaGAATGAGCTCTTTCATTTGAGGGCCACGGTGGAAAAAGCGAGACTGGACTCCATCGATGATGTTGTTTACTCTTGAGGAGTGAAGGTGGGGGGGCGGCATGGAGCGTTTTGgcgcacattgtgtgtgtgtgtgtgtgtgtgtgtgtgtgttatcactCAGGCCGTTTCAAACAAAATGACTTCTTGTATTTGTCAGATTGTATAAATATAGACAGAAACGTGGGAGGGACACAAGTATACAACTCGTCATtttctattttcctttttttagtaAAACCAAAATGTGTCATTATTTCTCAGTACAGTTGAAGCAACATCTGTGTTTTGTGCAGATTCTGTAGTAGATTTTATCTCCACATAACGTGCTTTAGTTCTTTGAACGCATTAATCTCAGTAATCTTCAAGCAACACTTCCCCAGGAGGCCTTTTTctcaaatatttgcatttccTTGTCTTATCTTATATGATAATAAAATTGATTGTCTGTGGGAAGGAACAAAACATCTATTTGACAGTGTTGCTTTGGCAAACTGTAACTTGTTTGTGAATACTTTGTAATGTGGAGATGGTGTGAAGCTTCTTTGTACTTAATGGTAGTTAAATGCTGCTGGTGTCGATAAGGGCGACATCGTATTAGAGCGGAAAACTGTTAAAGCAAACTTGTTTTGTGAGGTTATTGAGTCATAAATTAATGAAAAGGGTAGAGATGAAAACACCCGCCCGCCATCTGAATTACCCGCCCGGCTATCGCCCTCTTGGTGACGAGGGTCCACACACTGCGGCCCCTCTTCATCCTCACGTCCACCCGTTCTGTCCTGCAGGGGGAACGTCCTTCTAAACCAATCTGACTGATGACGAGAggcaattttcattttttccaatacccttttttttaaattccttgCTGCCAATATAGTGCcaataatgtaaatgtgtgtgtaaagtgagaATTTTGAAATAATGAGTAATATTGATATGATGTCTAATGGGCAAAAGGCAAATAATGGACAGTCTGTTAAGTTCATACAATTACCACATTTGAAGCCTTATCAcgatatcaatatatatataatatatatatatatataatcaatatGGTACATATGTTATTGCACAGCTTTTAACTTTACTATCGACTATTGTTCGCTTCATGGAGGGTTTGCTGATCCCATTGGAGTGTGAACATTACATGTTCGCTGTGCTCCTCATTAACAGCTCGATcctggggggggtgaggggggggcgagcggggtgggggagggggggtaatgCTGCATATCTGGTTGGTAAGCTGCTGGCACCAGCTCGCCGCCGTGAAGCGAGGCGACGCTTCCACCGCGCACAGGCTGAATTCCCTCCGACATGTTCGGGTCagcttgttgttgtcgttgtttcAACATGACTGACAAGAGCTGTTTTTGTCCAAACATCTGATGTttctgtgttcacacacacacacacacacacacacacacacacacacacacacacacacacacacacacggaagcaGTCCGGCCAAGCTGGAGGTTTTCTGTGAGCGTCCGATCGCTGCCCGTCGATACTCAGCGGCCTGTCCACTGTTTCCATGAAGTCAATGACCTTTGTGTGGTGacatggggagggaggagggggggggggatgtgggggagggggggggggggttgtttataTCGCAGCACGAGAGTAAAGTgtactttggctctgaggagAGACGACAGAAAACATGGGGGAACGTTCTTGAGGCCTGTGCAGAAGAAGCAGTGATTCCTGGTGGACGATCCTTCCTCAACGCGCTGACatttggggaggggggtttCTCAGCAGCGAGGGGATCCACGGGCCAGAGAAGAGCCGTCGGGTCACCCTGCAAAGGCTCGGCAAGGAGGAGAAAACGGAGCGGCTGTGACGTCACGCCGCCGTCGGCCATAGTCTTATTTTAGCCTCTTGGTGATGGCGGTAAAATGACGTCATTGGCCCTGGTCTGCCGGCCATGAATGCACTGGCTGTGTTGGAGCGCTCGCACAAGGGGCAGCTCTATTTTCAGccaaaggtggaggagggaggggatgggggagggagtAATGGAACATGGAACAACATGTAGAACAACATTAGTTTGTATTTAACGCAACGTCGTGTTGAAGAACGACACAAAGTGACGAGTTTATTTACACTCAAATGTGTGCGAGCCTCTTTTTTGTGGCTCGCAGTCCTCATGTATTAATTTTCGAGGTGTGAAAGAAGAGTTGCGCGACGATTTACATTTCAATACgtaaatatataattaaataaataaattattcttTGACACCGTagccttttttatatttaatgtcATTGGAGTCCTATTACTTCTCTTGGTGCCGTGGCTCTTTTGTTTAACACGCTAAGTCACCCGTCCCGTTTcaccgtgtgcacacacacacacacacacacacacacacaaacacgccggCTGGATGCTCGTGCATGCTGTCAGCAGCACGTCGTTTCCTGTTTGGTCTGCGTCGTGTCACCTCGTCCACTTCCGTCCCGCGAGCTGTAAAAGCAGAAAAGCCTGAAACAAGCGTTTTGAGCGCTGCGGTTCCGTCGTATTCAGACCAgcgctcctcttctctcctcttcttcacgcTCCTCTTATCATGTTCCTCTTTTGTCTGTCTGCTGGTTTCGTTcatgtggggggagggagggggggtttctTCTCTTGATAGGTCATACAAGAAATGTCTCTGATAGCTTCCTGAGGAAATTAcacccacttcctgtctgtgtccctCCCC
This genomic stretch from Gasterosteus aculeatus chromosome 20, fGasAcu3.hap1.1, whole genome shotgun sequence harbors:
- the erfl1 gene encoding ETS domain-containing transcription factor ERF-like, which codes for MDCNCVSDLLLPPVPALWTPGIAFPDWAYKPESSPGSRQIQLWHFILELLQKEEYQGVIAWQGDYGEFVIKDPDEVARLWGLRKCKPHMNYDKLSRALRYYYNKRILHKTKGKRFTYKFNFSKVVLVNYPILDMANSPFFLSQNHFNGGSAAPDCSPEAIQSLFPRLPDSGRGTSLFDRGTAAPGPEGDKLRLDAFPFLGSGAPCYTKPPSLLGPYPRNPPFDYPWGFNPYLPGAFSLNNCPKLPPGSLYPSQFYPNPLQGGLSQLPHPFSSLLPTGEAGGGERGAAGQTGGTNGTAGGQPVRLVLPPYPGGLPMGRTDVGGGATPGERERAEAHPAGTGPGLGPGAIGTGRQTPTERRAGLKQDPESDSDLEITDLSDCSSDNDNEPEFVIGKIRAPGAPDGRKGGAPAPASSLPPTASPRPLKGLMPLSPPPPSRPPSRSLSAALHDRHRETETLKLIHS